The genomic window CCTTCCGCTGGTCGGATTATTCCCTGTCAGCTTAGCTGACGATGTCGATTTCGCTATTAATGTCATCAAGAGAGGCGGTACCGTTAAGTTCTGCCGGATTAACCTTTTCCATCATCCCATCTATGAGCACAGCGCCGTTATCCGGAACCTCAAAGCACACAGGAGGCATAAATACAGCCTGGTAAGGCAGTATTCATTGAGCTATTATTACTGGTACCGGTTGGAGCGCTTCCTTAAAAGACGCGCCCTGTATAATCTGGCAGTTCTGGCATTTAAGCCTTCATACGTAGCTTCTTTCTTGCGCCGGGAAGGGGTTATGGCAGCACTGCGGCGTGTACTGATGTTGCTGACCGGAAAGAAACACCCTGAGTCTACCGCCGGAGTCGAGGAACCGGTCTGGGATGGGGGTTTCAGCTAAATAATACCGTTTAATTAAGGAAGGAGATAATCTGTTTTGGATAATACTGTAATTACCATTACCACCATAAATATTCCAACGTTTCTAGAGGGTATCTGCGAAAATATCAAGACTCATGACCACAAAGATACGTCAATTTTGATAATCGGCGACCTGAAGACACCGGCCGGGATAAAGGAATACTGCGCGAATACGGCGGGAAAATTCGGCGTCGATATCGAATACCTGGGCATAGAAGACCAGAAGAAGGCGCTGTCCGACCATCAGAAACTGCTTGACCTTTTCCCCTACAACACGCCGGACAGGGTTATTTTAGGAGGTATGCTTGCCTATTTGAGAGGCTGTGAACGCACTATTGCCGTTGATGATGACAACTTTACCACCGAGCACGATTTCGTTGGTTTTCACTCAGTTACCGGCACACAGGCCGAGCTCGACCTGATTCACAACGAGACCGGATGGTTTAACGTGCATAGCGCCCTCGTAGAGGAACATAACATTCCCTTTTATCCCAGGGGCTATCCATGGGAACAACGAAAGCCTGAAGCGAACCAAAAGATAAACCGCAAACAAAAGGCCAGAGTTATCGTCAACCAGGGATTGGTACTGGAAGACCCTGATATTGACGCTATCTCGCGTCTGTTCTGGCCAATCCGGGCGACTGCCATGAGTTCCGAATTCGATGCTCAGTTCGGCCTTTACCCCGGAACCTGGTCTCCCTTCAACTATCAAAATACATCATTGTGCCGGGAGGCGGTTCCCCTTTACTACCGGCCAATCTCCACCAAAAGAAACGCTGATATCTGGACAGCCTATTTATACAACAAGCTGGCCCAGCACTTCGGTGATGTTATCACTTTCGGTCAGCCGCTGGTCAGACAGATCAGAAACGAGCACAATCTTTGGGAAGACCTGGACGTGGAGCTAATCAACAACAGGTCGACCGATTATCTTATCTACATACTCAGGAACGTCAGTCTTAGCGAGAAGACCTACTTCTCCGCCCTCGGGGAACTGATAAACAAGTCCCAAAAGGAACTGACAGAAATCGACAGCATTCCACCCCAGGAACACGAAATGATTAAGGACTTTTTTGGTGAATACCAGGTATGGTGGAATATCGTCTCGGACATAATAAAATGACGGTAGCTAAGCTGAAGACGAGGTAAGGGCATGGAAGAAATTAAGTTACACCTTGGTTGCGGCAACATAAGAATTGACGGCTTTATCAACATTGACGTAAATTATCTGCCTAATGTTGATGTCGTCGATAATGTCAGGCATCTCAGGAAATTTAAGGAAGACACCGTCGACCTAATCTATGCAAGCAACGTACTGGAGCACCTGGGACGCTGGGAATATAAACCGGCGCTGCAAAGATGGTATGAGTTACTGAAAAAAGGCGGCATCCTGAGACTCAGCGTTCCGGATTTTGAAGCGGTATGCCAGTACTACATGGAGACCAAAGACCTGGAGACCTTGTACCCGGCGCTATATGCGGGACAGGATAATCCACAGAACTTTCATTACTGGTGCTGGGACTTCCCCATGCTGAAAAAGGACCTGGAATCAGTAGGGTTCATCAATGTAAGAAGGTATGACCGCAGTAAAACGGAACACGCTCACGTGCGCGACTGGAGCCTGAACTACATCCCTTATCGCGATGAAAACAATAACATCCTGCCCGATGAAGAATGGTTCAACGGTACGCCGATCGCGATGAACGTTGAAGCCGAGAAGTGACTTTTAATTGAAAGCATCAGGTATTTAAGATGGACTTAGCGCTTAAAGGAAAATACGCCCTGGTTACCGGCGGCAGCCGCGGCATCGGGCGCGGCATCGCTCTGGCATTAGCTGC from Dehalococcoidales bacterium includes these protein-coding regions:
- a CDS encoding methyltransferase domain-containing protein, with the protein product MEEIKLHLGCGNIRIDGFINIDVNYLPNVDVVDNVRHLRKFKEDTVDLIYASNVLEHLGRWEYKPALQRWYELLKKGGILRLSVPDFEAVCQYYMETKDLETLYPALYAGQDNPQNFHYWCWDFPMLKKDLESVGFINVRRYDRSKTEHAHVRDWSLNYIPYRDENNNILPDEEWFNGTPIAMNVEAEK